One region of Primulina tabacum isolate GXHZ01 chromosome 1, ASM2559414v2, whole genome shotgun sequence genomic DNA includes:
- the LOC142519370 gene encoding uncharacterized protein LOC142519370, with protein sequence MANQGPTNTGYTGHAAAGQPQLRKDDLINQPSNLQNQGQSNFLQETGTQVKNMAQGAAEIGKGAAQGAVNLAKGAALGAANIAQGAAGAVKNTLGINTPESAAPAGTTRTADMNLPADVDTEMGSSANPSSINHPSNPSTRI encoded by the exons ATGGCAAACCAAGGTCCCACCAACACAGGCTATACTGGACATGCTGCTGCAGGCCAGCCTCAG TTGAGGAAAGATGACTTGATCAACCAACCATCCAATCTGCAAAACCAAGGCCAATCCAACTTTCTTCAAGAG ACTGGAACACAAGTCAAGAACATGGCTCAAGGAGCAGCAGAAATAGGGAAAGGTGCGGCACAAGGTGCAGTGAACCTTGCCAAGGGTGCGGCACTAGGCGCAGCCAACATCGCACAAGGGGCAGCTGGCGCGGTCAAGAATACTCTAGGGATCAACACTCCCGAATCCGCGGCCCCTGCTGGCACCACCCGCACCGCCGACATGAATCTTCCTGCCGACGTCGATACTGAAATGGGAAGCTCCGCCAATCCTAGCAGCATCAACCATCCAAGCAATCCTAGTACTAGGATTTGA